In Haliotis asinina isolate JCU_RB_2024 chromosome 15, JCU_Hal_asi_v2, whole genome shotgun sequence, one DNA window encodes the following:
- the LOC137265162 gene encoding vacuolar protein sorting-associated protein 51 homolog gives MAAQQDDEGEMADSKRRRHGVLKMYYGIDEEKPGTTTVDPCDIDGAHFKPDIYLSTLIKKSSLTELMDRENEMVRQIRALDSDMQTLVYENYNKFISATDTIRKMKNDFKKMEDEMDHLATNMSAITEFSANISNTLQDRRQQITKLAGVHSLLKKLQFLFELPARLKKCIELKAYSQAVRYYTKAKRVLHQYQHMPSFQGINRDCNAIIEELSNKLREQFKDKDSTPKQLAECVDLLLQLEEPAEQLCEEFLSHARQKIDEDLNELNRQIKLQAGETTPSDDQRPAQAYLNTPMDVLEFVDSGCNGFLSNMCLVIASYNDMFLNRQGENENFDTIALKKLVNFVNELMEQYFAYVQNRVQLEKETGDNTILVRALDRFHRRLQAMNKLLPDTDFSRAGTEIVSRAAKDRVAHYLQALKQHFSDCLTDIRQSLAAPRLVGKQDGSTNLSELLGNMQSSIVDQMKSVLANLQAFIATDITFAMKPYFRGPFCTQDVREGLVVAFLKHISSTCCDFCEGMSDRGSVPPALLLVLSRFCLDLENASISYLITLTEEQFLLAEKSQVTPVADLWAMAKDTAQKLLNHYVRVQGLTISQMMRKSVETRDWLNTIEPRNVRAVMKRVVEDISAIDNQVGQFYEEGVRKERSSDSSRRTHTYSQSQQQRRTPWSYSPSVDNSLISNIQKLFSEKIEIFSAVEFSKVSVLTGIIKISLKTFLECVRLRTFGRYGLQQIQVDTHYLQLYLWRFVSDENLVQVLLDEIVCSTMHRCLDPVLMEPSVIELICERG, from the exons ATGGCTGCTCAGCAAG ATGATGAAGGTGAAATGGCTGATAGCAAGCGACGGAGACATGGAGTACTTAAAATGTATTATGGGATTGATGAGGAGAAGCCAGGAACAACAACTGTGGATCCATGTGACATCGATGGAGCCCACTTCAAGCCTGATATATACTTGTCAACGCTGATCAAGAAGAGCTCTCTAACAGAGTTGATGGACAGGGAGAATGAAATGGTGCGTCAGATCCGTGCTCTGGACAGCGACATGCAGACTTTGGTGTATGAGAACTACAACAAGTTCATCAGTGCTACAGACACCATTCGCAAA ATGAAAAATGACTTCAAGAAGATGGAGGATGAGATGGATCACCTAGCAACCAACATGTCTGCTATCACAGAGTTCAGTGCCAACATCAGCAACACTCTCCAAGACCGGCGCCAACAGATCACCAAACTGGCAGGAGTTCACTCTCTGCTCAAGAAG CTTCAGTTCCTGTTTGAACTGCCAGCACGTCTGAAGAAGTGCATTGAGCTCAAGGCATACAGTCAGGCTGTTAG GTACTACACAAAGGCCAAGCGTGTGCTGCATCAATACCAGCACATGCCCAGCTTCCAGGGCATCAACAGGGACTGCAACGCCATCATCGAGGAGCTCAGCAATAAGCTTCGCGAGCAGTTTAAAGACAAAGAT TCCACGCCAAAGCAGCTTGCAGAGTGTGTGGACCTCTTGTTGCAGCTGGAGGAGCCAGCTGAACAGCTGTGTGAGGAGTTCTTGTCTCA CGCAAGGCAGAAAatagatgaagatttgaatgaaCTGAATCGCCAAATCAAGCTTCaggcaggggagacaactccaagCGATGATCAGCGACCAGCCCAGGCTTATCTCAACACTCCCATG GATGTTCTGGAGTTCGTGGACTCAGGCTGTAACGGCTTCCTCAGCAACATGTGTCTGGTTATAGCTTCCTACAATGATATGTTCCTCAACAGACAGGGTGAAAA TGAGAACTTCGACACAATTGCCCTAAAGAAGCTGGTGAACTTTGTCAATGAGCTGATGGAACAGTATTTTGCATATGTTCAGAACAGAGTGCAGCTTGAG AAAGAGACTGGAGACAACACCATCCTCGTCCGAGCCCTTGACCGATTTCACCGCAGACTTCAAGCCATGAACAAGCTTTTGCCAGACACTGACTTCTCAAG GGCAGGGACGGAGATTGTGTCTCGGGCTGCCAAGGACAGGGTCGCACACTATCTGCAAGCTCTCAAACAACACTTCTCAG ATTGTCTGACTGACATTCGCCAGAGTCTGGCAGCACCCCGTCTGGTGGGGAAGCAAGATGGCAGCACCAACCTGTCTGAGTTGCTTGGAAACATGCAGTCATCAATCGTTGACCAAATGAAGTCTGTGCTAGCTAATCTACAG GCCTTCATAGCCACAGACATAACGTTCGCAATGAAGCCATACTTCCGAGGCCCATTCTGTACTCAGGACGTGAGAGAAGGACTGGTTGTGGCCTTTCTCAAGCACATCTCTAGCACCTGCTGT GACTTCTGTGAGGGCATGAGTGACAGAGGTTCCGTGCCACCTGCTTTGCTGCTGGTTCTGTCTCGATTCTGTCTGGACCTGGAGAACGCCTCCATCTCCTACCTG ATAACACTCACAGAAGAACAGTTTCTGTTGGCTGAGAAGAGTCAGGTCACCCCTGTTGCTGACCTGTGGGCAATGGCCAAGGACACTGCACAGAAGTTGTTGAACCATTATGTCCGAGTACAAGGCCTCACAATTTCACAG ATGATGAGGAAGAGTGTTGAAACTCGTGACTGGCTGAATACAATTGAGCCTCGCAATGTCCGTGCTGTCATGAAGCGTGTGGTTGAAGACATCTCAGCCATTGACAACCAAGTTGGGCAGTTCTATGAGGAAGGAGTACGCAAGGAGCGTAGCAGTGACTCAAGTCGacggacacacacatacagccAGTCTCAGCAGCAGAGGCGTACACCCTGGTCATACTCCCCAAG TGTGGACAACAGCCTCATTAGCAATATCCAGAAGCTGTTTTCTGagaaaatagaaatattcagtgcTGTTGAGTTCTCCAAAGTATCGGTCCTCACAGGTATCATCAAGATCAGCCTCAAG ACCTTCTTGGAGTGTGTACGACTGAGAACATTTGGCCGATACGGCCTCCAACAGATCCAGGTGGACACACACTATCTGCAGCTGTACCTGTGGAGATTTGTCTCTGATGAGAA CCTGGTGCAGGTACTACTGGATGAGATTGTGTGCAGCACCATGCACCGGTGCCTCGACCCAGTCCTCATGGA